A part of Streptomyces sp. DSM 40750 genomic DNA contains:
- a CDS encoding major royal jelly family protein: protein MKRRTFLTATTASLAATQLAGPASASTSTSGSTAKNYEVVARFWGAMPTGVTVSRRGRIFVNFPRWGDDVPFTVAELRGGKPVAYPDAEVNRQDASDLAGHFQSVQSVVVDAADRLWILDTGSPLFAGSSYGGPKLVAVDLRTDRIVRKILFPPEVVPANSYPNDVRLDLRRGAEGTAFITDSGGSNGIIVVDLATGRSWRRLTGHPSALPDKDFLPIIDGEPFMVRPAGGEPVHYETGSDGIALSADGTRLYYCPLSSRRLHSVSTDALADPHATDTDVAATVEDHGFKPMADGLESDDKGRLYGGDLEHNTIWRRNPNGTYQTLAQGADLLWTDTLSIATDRHLYAIANQLNRLSPFHEGQDLRRKPYLLIRLPINAGPVRLV from the coding sequence ATGAAACGACGTACGTTCCTCACCGCGACCACCGCCTCGCTGGCCGCCACCCAACTCGCCGGACCCGCCTCCGCCTCCACCTCCACGTCCGGTTCAACAGCCAAAAACTACGAGGTCGTTGCCCGCTTCTGGGGCGCGATGCCCACGGGTGTCACCGTCTCGCGCCGCGGCCGCATCTTCGTCAACTTCCCCCGCTGGGGCGACGACGTCCCCTTCACCGTCGCCGAACTGCGCGGCGGGAAGCCGGTGGCCTACCCCGACGCCGAGGTCAACCGCCAGGACGCCTCCGACCTGGCCGGGCACTTCCAGTCGGTACAGAGCGTCGTCGTCGATGCGGCCGACCGGCTGTGGATCCTCGACACCGGAAGCCCGCTGTTCGCCGGCTCCTCCTACGGCGGCCCCAAGCTCGTGGCCGTCGACCTGCGCACCGACCGGATCGTACGGAAGATCCTCTTCCCGCCCGAGGTGGTGCCGGCGAACAGCTACCCCAACGACGTACGCCTCGACCTGCGGCGCGGCGCCGAAGGCACGGCGTTCATCACCGACTCGGGCGGCTCCAACGGCATCATCGTGGTCGACCTCGCCACCGGCCGCTCCTGGCGGCGACTGACCGGACACCCCTCCGCGCTCCCGGACAAGGACTTCCTTCCCATCATCGACGGCGAGCCCTTCATGGTCCGCCCCGCCGGCGGCGAGCCCGTCCACTACGAGACCGGCTCCGACGGCATCGCTCTCAGCGCCGACGGCACACGCCTCTACTACTGCCCGCTGTCCAGCCGCCGCCTGCACAGCGTGTCCACCGACGCCCTCGCCGACCCGCACGCCACGGACACCGACGTCGCGGCGACCGTCGAGGACCACGGGTTCAAGCCGATGGCCGACGGCCTGGAGAGCGACGACAAGGGACGCCTCTACGGCGGCGACCTGGAACACAACACGATCTGGCGCAGAAACCCGAACGGCACCTACCAAACCCTCGCCCAAGGGGCCGACCTGCTCTGGACCGACACCCTGTCCATCGCCACGGACCGGCACCTGTACGCCATCGCCAACCAGCTCAACCGCCTGTCACCATTCCATGAGGGCCAGGACCTGCGCCGCAAGCCCTACCTCCTCATCCGCCTGCCGATCAACGCCGGACCGGTCAGGCTCGTGTGA
- a CDS encoding nuclear transport factor 2 family protein, translated as MSETLHSAAATVARWRSAEERGDVDAAVACLSPDVVLSSPLTDQFRFEGSDQLRDFLTVAFAAVKDVRYHTQTGEGDTYALVYRARVGSQPFEEVQMLRLDDQARITEITLFGRPMPALTALMHLMGPALARQQGRRGLATLMSVATMPIHAMVSSGDRGMVAKTRPAAR; from the coding sequence GTGTCCGAGACCCTGCACTCCGCCGCCGCTACCGTCGCGCGCTGGCGCTCCGCCGAGGAACGCGGTGACGTCGACGCCGCGGTCGCGTGCCTGAGCCCGGACGTCGTGCTCAGCTCGCCGCTCACCGACCAGTTCCGCTTCGAGGGATCTGACCAGCTGCGCGACTTCCTGACCGTGGCGTTCGCGGCGGTCAAGGATGTCCGCTACCACACCCAGACCGGCGAGGGCGACACGTACGCGCTGGTCTACCGGGCGCGGGTGGGTTCCCAGCCGTTCGAGGAGGTGCAGATGCTGCGGCTCGACGACCAGGCACGCATCACGGAGATCACGCTCTTCGGGCGTCCGATGCCGGCCCTCACCGCCCTGATGCACCTCATGGGTCCGGCGCTCGCCCGCCAGCAGGGCCGCCGGGGCCTCGCGACGCTCATGAGCGTCGCCACCATGCCCATTCACGCGATGGTCTCCTCGGGGGACCGCGGCATGGTCGCGAAGACCCGCCCGGCAGCCCGGTAG
- a CDS encoding oxidoreductase produces the protein MTTNRPVALVTGASSGIGREAALALVAAGFEVAGTGRDTSRVAPLRGVTFFDLDVVSDKSVTAVVREVIDRFGRIDVLVNNAGIGSIGAAEETSLAQAQGVFDINVFGVMRMVREVLPHMRSQGRGRIINLSSVQGFIPAPYMAVYGASKHAIEGYSQSLDHEVRQYGVRSLLVEPAYTNTGFEANSAKPDTPLQTYADQRRVFDRLMTEAIKGGDDPAVVAKAIVTAATDTKPKLSYAAGPMAGRARLLRFVPAWVLDKQIRSMNKLTG, from the coding sequence ATGACGACGAATCGGCCGGTGGCCCTGGTGACGGGTGCGTCCTCCGGTATCGGCAGGGAGGCCGCGCTCGCGCTGGTCGCGGCGGGTTTCGAGGTGGCCGGCACGGGCCGCGACACCTCGCGTGTCGCCCCGCTGCGGGGTGTGACGTTCTTCGACCTCGACGTGGTCAGTGACAAGTCGGTGACCGCCGTGGTCAGAGAGGTGATCGACCGGTTCGGGCGGATCGATGTCCTGGTCAACAACGCCGGTATCGGTTCGATCGGCGCGGCCGAGGAAACCTCCCTCGCGCAGGCCCAGGGCGTCTTCGACATCAACGTCTTCGGGGTCATGCGCATGGTGCGGGAGGTCCTTCCGCACATGCGCTCTCAGGGGCGCGGGCGCATCATCAACCTCTCGTCCGTGCAGGGGTTCATCCCCGCTCCCTACATGGCTGTCTACGGCGCGTCCAAGCATGCGATCGAGGGCTACTCCCAGTCCCTGGACCACGAGGTGCGGCAGTACGGCGTCCGCTCGCTCCTGGTCGAACCCGCCTACACCAACACCGGGTTCGAGGCCAACAGCGCCAAGCCCGACACCCCCCTGCAGACCTACGCCGACCAGCGGCGCGTCTTCGACCGCCTGATGACGGAGGCGATCAAGGGCGGTGACGACCCCGCGGTGGTCGCCAAGGCGATCGTCACGGCCGCGACCGACACCAAGCCGAAACTGAGCTACGCCGCCGGCCCCATGGCCGGACGCGCACGCCTGCTCCGCTTCGTTCCCGCCTGGGTCCTGGACAAGCAGATCCGCAGCATGAACAAGCTCACCGGCTGA
- a CDS encoding molybdopterin-containing oxidoreductase family protein, whose protein sequence is MNATAATGTTQVRGACPHDCPDTCAMRITVTDGKAVSVTGDREHPYTRGGLCVKVDNYLDRVYSPDRVLYPMRRTGPKGSGQFERITWDQALDEIADRFRAVSAEFGPEAIMPCSYLGTQGILNGLNVGDPFFARLGATVAERTYCDSGACTAYTMTIGDCAGVDPESLVHSKFILIWACNVMSTNLHLWPFIAEARKRGATVVVVDPVKTRTARAADWHIPIRPGTDGALALAMMNVITEEGLTDDDYIANYTVGYDELAERVRQYTPEWAAEETGVPAEDIRRLARGYASAQPSVIRIGVAVERHAGGGQTVRALASLPALVGAWRNPGGGILQLPLWAFPVNWGAMMHPEMLQPGKRVVNQYLLGQALTGGLELDPPLKALMVYNSNPVVTCPDQERLIEGLKREDLFTVVSEQFMTDTAQFADIVLPATTQLEQDDIMFSWGHLYVTYNHRSITPLGEAVPNTELFRRLAARMGFTEAVFRRTDDEMIAEAFDWSAPAMRGITVESLKEKGWQRLTVPPPDQYAPYAEGDFPTPSGKVEFKSSIAETVGNFVVPLFRQGSNDHQPGTPVDPLPHYVSPRESTRANPELAARHPLSLITPKSHAYLNSSSANLPLHRRVQGEPNVLIHPDDAAARSIVTGEDVRVFNERGSFVVKAKVDKSVLAGVAVSAYGGWRMHTTSLSTMASLNPTVFADLGNAPTFSDTLVQIEKA, encoded by the coding sequence ATGAACGCGACAGCGGCAACCGGTACGACCCAGGTGCGGGGTGCGTGTCCGCACGACTGCCCCGATACCTGCGCGATGAGGATCACCGTCACGGACGGCAAAGCCGTGAGCGTGACCGGTGACCGTGAACATCCGTACACGCGCGGCGGCTTGTGTGTGAAGGTCGACAACTATCTGGACCGGGTCTACAGCCCGGACCGTGTGCTGTACCCGATGCGGCGCACGGGGCCGAAGGGCAGCGGTCAGTTCGAGCGGATCACCTGGGACCAGGCGCTGGACGAGATCGCGGACCGGTTCCGGGCGGTCTCCGCGGAGTTCGGGCCCGAGGCGATCATGCCGTGCAGCTACCTGGGCACCCAGGGAATCCTGAACGGGCTCAACGTGGGCGATCCGTTCTTCGCCAGGCTCGGTGCCACCGTCGCCGAGCGTACCTACTGCGACTCCGGTGCGTGCACGGCCTACACGATGACGATCGGCGACTGCGCCGGAGTGGACCCGGAGAGCCTGGTCCACTCGAAGTTCATCCTGATCTGGGCCTGCAACGTCATGAGCACCAACCTGCATCTGTGGCCGTTCATCGCCGAAGCCCGCAAGCGGGGAGCCACGGTGGTCGTGGTGGATCCGGTGAAGACCCGTACCGCGAGGGCCGCCGACTGGCACATCCCGATCCGGCCGGGCACCGATGGAGCTCTCGCCCTGGCGATGATGAACGTGATCACCGAAGAGGGACTCACCGACGACGACTACATCGCCAACTACACCGTCGGCTACGACGAACTGGCGGAGCGGGTACGGCAGTACACCCCCGAATGGGCCGCCGAGGAGACCGGCGTCCCGGCAGAGGACATCCGCAGACTGGCTCGCGGCTATGCCTCCGCGCAGCCGTCCGTGATCCGCATCGGCGTTGCGGTGGAGCGGCATGCCGGTGGTGGCCAGACGGTGCGGGCGCTGGCCTCCCTGCCCGCGCTGGTCGGCGCGTGGCGCAACCCCGGGGGCGGGATTCTGCAGCTGCCGCTGTGGGCGTTCCCGGTCAACTGGGGCGCGATGATGCATCCGGAGATGCTTCAGCCCGGCAAGCGGGTCGTGAACCAGTACCTGCTGGGGCAGGCCCTCACCGGCGGCCTCGAACTCGATCCGCCCCTCAAGGCGCTGATGGTCTACAACTCCAACCCCGTGGTCACCTGCCCCGATCAGGAGAGGCTGATCGAGGGCCTGAAGCGGGAGGACCTGTTCACCGTCGTCAGTGAGCAGTTCATGACCGACACCGCCCAGTTCGCCGACATCGTGCTGCCCGCCACCACACAGCTCGAGCAGGACGACATCATGTTCTCCTGGGGCCACCTCTACGTCACCTACAACCACCGCTCGATCACGCCGCTCGGCGAAGCGGTACCCAACACGGAGCTGTTCCGGCGGCTGGCAGCGCGGATGGGCTTCACCGAGGCGGTGTTCCGGCGTACGGACGACGAGATGATCGCGGAGGCGTTCGACTGGTCGGCGCCCGCCATGCGGGGCATCACCGTCGAGTCGCTGAAGGAGAAGGGCTGGCAGCGGCTGACCGTACCGCCCCCGGACCAGTACGCCCCGTACGCGGAGGGCGACTTCCCCACCCCGTCCGGCAAGGTGGAGTTCAAGTCCTCCATCGCGGAGACCGTCGGGAACTTCGTGGTGCCGCTGTTCCGGCAGGGCTCCAACGACCATCAGCCGGGCACCCCGGTCGATCCGCTGCCGCACTACGTTTCGCCTCGCGAGTCGACGCGCGCGAATCCCGAGCTGGCCGCACGGCACCCGCTCAGCCTGATCACCCCGAAGTCGCATGCCTACCTGAACTCCAGCAGCGCCAACCTGCCGTTGCACCGGCGCGTGCAGGGGGAGCCCAACGTCCTCATCCATCCCGACGACGCCGCCGCGCGTTCCATCGTCACCGGCGAGGACGTTCGGGTGTTCAACGAGCGCGGCTCGTTCGTGGTGAAGGCGAAGGTCGACAAGTCGGTCCTGGCGGGCGTCGCCGTCTCGGCGTACGGCGGCTGGCGCATGCACACGACGTCGCTGTCCACGATGGCGTCCCTGAATCCCACCGTCTTCGCCGACCTGGGCAACGCACCCACGTTCTCCGACACACTCGTCCAGATAGAGAAGGCCTGA
- the fdxA gene encoding ferredoxin, whose protein sequence is MAYVVTDACVDILDQSCVEECPVDCIYQGDRMMYIHPDECVDCGKCMTVCPSDAIHWEHKIPVDLAPFATAAVEFFEEHEDAAGGASSRGPVGVDHPLLRERRGTGED, encoded by the coding sequence ATGGCGTATGTCGTGACCGACGCCTGCGTGGACATCCTCGACCAGTCCTGCGTCGAGGAATGCCCGGTGGACTGCATCTACCAGGGCGACCGGATGATGTACATCCACCCCGACGAATGCGTCGACTGCGGGAAGTGCATGACCGTCTGCCCGAGCGACGCGATCCACTGGGAGCACAAGATCCCCGTGGACCTGGCCCCGTTCGCCACGGCCGCCGTCGAGTTCTTCGAGGAGCACGAGGACGCGGCCGGCGGTGCGTCCTCGCGCGGACCGGTCGGCGTCGACCATCCCCTGCTGCGGGAAAGGCGTGGCACCGGTGAGGACTGA
- a CDS encoding NAD(P)/FAD-dependent oxidoreductase: MRTEHETVSGSGGDACDSDLLIVGAGPVGLYAAYYAGFRGMSVTVIDALDEPGGQMAALYPEKKVYDVAGFPAVKAQDLVDALVEQAAQAKPRYLLGHTAQTLEDTADGIAVTTHRGTVVKAKAVLVTGGIGSFTPRPLPTGSEYENRGLRYFVPKPAELAGADVVVVGGGDSAVDWALALEPLARTVSLVHRRPRFRAHEHSVRQLRASSVRLYTPHEVHRISGENCVEQVELMSLETGATENLRADAVVAALGFVANLGPLATWGFEMRGRHIAVDRTMRTSRPRVYAAGDIAGYDGRVALISVGFGEAALAVNNLAPLVDPTLGTVPGHSSDG; the protein is encoded by the coding sequence GTGAGGACTGAGCACGAGACCGTGTCCGGTTCCGGCGGCGACGCGTGCGACAGTGACCTGCTGATCGTCGGCGCCGGGCCGGTCGGGCTCTACGCGGCCTACTACGCCGGGTTCCGGGGCATGTCGGTCACGGTGATCGACGCTCTCGACGAGCCCGGCGGCCAGATGGCGGCGCTCTATCCCGAGAAGAAGGTCTACGACGTCGCCGGATTCCCCGCCGTGAAGGCGCAGGACCTCGTCGACGCCCTGGTCGAGCAGGCGGCGCAGGCGAAACCCCGCTACCTGCTCGGCCACACCGCGCAGACACTGGAGGACACGGCGGACGGCATCGCCGTCACCACCCACCGGGGCACGGTGGTCAAGGCGAAAGCCGTACTGGTCACCGGCGGGATCGGCAGCTTCACGCCACGCCCGCTGCCGACGGGCTCCGAGTACGAGAACCGCGGCCTTCGCTACTTCGTGCCGAAGCCGGCCGAACTCGCCGGCGCCGACGTGGTGGTCGTCGGCGGCGGGGACTCCGCGGTGGACTGGGCGCTCGCGCTCGAACCGCTCGCCCGCACGGTCTCGCTCGTCCACCGCCGGCCCCGGTTCCGGGCACACGAGCACAGCGTCCGGCAGCTGCGCGCGTCGTCCGTGCGGCTGTACACCCCGCACGAGGTGCACCGGATAAGCGGCGAGAACTGCGTCGAACAGGTGGAGTTGATGAGCCTCGAGACCGGGGCGACCGAGAACCTGCGGGCCGACGCGGTGGTGGCCGCCCTCGGCTTCGTCGCGAACCTCGGCCCGCTCGCGACGTGGGGGTTCGAGATGCGGGGTCGGCACATCGCGGTGGACCGGACCATGCGCACGAGCCGGCCGCGCGTGTACGCCGCGGGCGACATCGCCGGCTACGACGGCAGGGTCGCGTTGATCTCGGTCGGTTTCGGCGAGGCCGCACTCGCGGTGAACAACCTTGCCCCGCTGGTCGATCCCACGCTCGGCACGGTGCCAGGACACTCCAGCGACGGGTAG
- a CDS encoding helix-turn-helix domain-containing protein: MTAAAASNETNTSQREVWRDLLRDHFVSLDVDVERDYGSFDGAVHSSFLGHLQVSGVRSVDQDVIRTKELLRCDGERYFQVCLVRRGEARATQDGHEATLRPGDFVIYETERPFHWALRSDAASPYWDLAVFTWPRDTIQLSDSESVSLTCRTLDGGSGITGVLSRMLTDVLVAKPTVSEAGALRIADEIGDLVATIATETHGLGEGTDRHASLLRRIDTYIDEHLGDPDMSPERVAQAHFVSTRQLQRMFARRGQTVSQVIRRQRLERCRRDLLTRRGGDATLTEICVRWGFTDLAVFSRAFRETYGTSPTAYRTRARA, translated from the coding sequence ATGACAGCGGCGGCGGCGTCGAACGAGACGAACACCAGCCAACGGGAGGTCTGGCGGGACCTGCTGCGGGACCATTTCGTCAGCCTCGACGTGGACGTCGAACGGGACTACGGCTCGTTCGACGGCGCCGTGCACAGCAGCTTCCTCGGCCACCTCCAGGTGTCGGGAGTCCGCTCGGTGGACCAGGACGTCATCCGCACAAAGGAACTGCTGCGGTGCGACGGCGAGCGCTACTTCCAGGTCTGCCTGGTCCGCCGGGGTGAGGCGCGTGCCACGCAGGACGGGCACGAAGCGACCCTTCGCCCCGGCGACTTCGTCATCTACGAGACAGAACGACCTTTTCACTGGGCACTTCGCTCGGATGCCGCCTCCCCCTACTGGGACCTCGCCGTCTTCACCTGGCCCCGCGACACGATCCAGCTCAGCGACAGTGAGTCCGTCTCGCTCACCTGCCGGACTCTGGACGGCGGCAGCGGCATCACCGGGGTGCTGAGCAGGATGCTGACCGACGTACTCGTCGCGAAGCCGACCGTCAGCGAGGCCGGCGCCCTCCGGATCGCCGATGAGATCGGCGACCTGGTGGCGACCATCGCGACGGAGACGCATGGCCTCGGCGAGGGCACCGACCGCCACGCGAGCCTGCTGCGGCGGATCGACACCTACATCGACGAGCACCTCGGCGATCCGGACATGTCCCCGGAACGCGTCGCGCAGGCGCACTTCGTGTCGACGCGCCAGCTCCAGCGGATGTTCGCACGCCGCGGACAGACGGTGTCCCAAGTGATCCGGCGCCAGCGGCTGGAGCGGTGCCGACGTGACCTGCTGACCCGCCGGGGAGGCGACGCCACACTCACCGAGATCTGCGTCCGCTGGGGGTTCACCGATCTCGCCGTGTTCAGCCGGGCGTTCCGCGAAACCTACGGCACCTCACCCACCGCCTACCGCACTCGGGCCCGGGCATAG
- a CDS encoding molybdenum cofactor biosynthesis protein MoaE, with the protein MGLTRDRVPVAEAIEWATMPHCGAVVTFTGTVRDSNDDLAGHRSGILGIDYEAYDRHVEPRLCRIALAARDRWPAVGRVVLFHRIGPVPVTEASVLVVVSAPHRGEAFTAARFCIDVLKESVPVWKREHGGDGVSGWVATGNQIDDVTASAHRWCLARNPESAA; encoded by the coding sequence GTGGGCCTGACTCGGGACCGCGTCCCGGTCGCCGAGGCGATCGAGTGGGCGACCATGCCGCACTGTGGCGCGGTCGTCACTTTCACCGGCACGGTACGCGACAGCAACGACGACCTGGCGGGGCACCGTAGCGGGATCCTCGGGATCGACTACGAGGCGTACGACCGGCACGTCGAGCCACGGCTTTGCCGGATCGCCCTCGCCGCCCGAGACCGGTGGCCCGCCGTCGGGCGCGTGGTGTTGTTCCACCGCATCGGGCCGGTGCCCGTCACCGAGGCGAGCGTGCTGGTCGTGGTGTCCGCACCCCACCGCGGCGAGGCGTTCACCGCGGCTCGCTTCTGCATCGACGTCCTCAAGGAGTCCGTTCCGGTGTGGAAACGCGAACACGGTGGGGACGGCGTGAGCGGCTGGGTGGCGACCGGGAACCAGATCGACGACGTCACCGCCTCGGCGCACCGCTGGTGCCTCGCCCGTAACCCGGAGTCGGCGGCGTGA
- the moaA gene encoding GTP 3',8-cyclase MoaA, whose protein sequence is MIPSVADRRSRPLRDLRISITDRCNLRCRYCMPREHFGPGHPYLEPADLLTFDEIARLARVFASLGVRKIRLTGGEPLLRRGVADLVALLASVPGLDLAMTTNGLLLPAMAQRLAKAGLRRVTVSLDSLDDTVFRALADTAVPVRRVLDGIDAAARAGLTPVKVNMVVKRGVNDGCVLPMVERFRDSGHILRFIEYMDVGATNEWQLGEVLPAAEIVRLIDDRYPLEPLGATDPGEVATRYRFRDGAGEIGVIGSVTRPFCGDCTRARLSADGKVHTCLFSSGGTDLRAMVRAGASDEELRSAVRALWGAREDRYSELRGRRTRARGDRVEMSYIGG, encoded by the coding sequence ATGATTCCGTCCGTCGCCGACCGCCGGTCCCGTCCGCTTCGCGACCTGCGGATCTCCATCACCGACCGGTGCAACCTGCGGTGCCGGTACTGCATGCCGCGCGAGCATTTCGGCCCGGGGCACCCTTACCTCGAGCCCGCCGACCTGCTGACCTTCGACGAGATCGCACGCCTGGCCCGGGTGTTCGCCTCCCTGGGCGTGCGCAAGATCCGCCTCACCGGGGGCGAGCCGCTGCTGCGCCGGGGCGTCGCCGACCTCGTGGCGCTGCTCGCCTCGGTTCCCGGGCTCGACCTCGCGATGACCACCAACGGGTTGCTGTTGCCGGCGATGGCGCAACGCCTGGCGAAGGCCGGGCTGCGCCGGGTGACGGTGAGCCTGGACTCGCTCGACGACACCGTGTTCCGGGCGCTTGCCGACACCGCGGTTCCGGTGCGCCGGGTCCTCGACGGCATCGATGCCGCCGCACGGGCCGGCCTCACCCCCGTCAAGGTGAACATGGTGGTGAAGCGGGGGGTCAACGACGGGTGCGTACTGCCGATGGTGGAGCGGTTCCGGGACAGCGGCCACATCCTCCGCTTCATCGAGTACATGGACGTGGGAGCCACGAACGAGTGGCAACTCGGCGAGGTGCTGCCCGCCGCCGAGATCGTGCGCCTCATCGATGACCGCTACCCGCTCGAACCGCTCGGCGCGACCGACCCCGGCGAGGTGGCCACCCGCTACCGCTTCAGGGACGGCGCCGGGGAGATCGGTGTCATCGGCTCGGTGACGCGGCCGTTCTGCGGGGACTGCACGCGGGCCCGGTTGTCCGCCGACGGGAAGGTGCACACGTGTCTGTTCTCCTCCGGCGGGACCGACCTGCGGGCAATGGTGCGAGCGGGCGCCTCCGACGAGGAACTGCGCTCGGCCGTCCGCGCCCTCTGGGGCGCCCGGGAAGACCGCTATTCGGAGTTGCGCGGGCGCCGCACACGAGCGCGCGGCGATCGTGTCGAGATGTCCTACATCGGCGGGTGA
- a CDS encoding MoaD/ThiS family protein, protein MPTMLLFAAAREAAGRACDVIPGSTLGEVLDEARRRYGGEFAQVLANSRVWLNGETPYDDMRGAPCEDGDEIAVLPPISGG, encoded by the coding sequence ATGCCCACAATGCTGCTGTTCGCGGCCGCGCGGGAGGCGGCAGGCCGAGCCTGCGACGTGATTCCCGGCAGCACGCTCGGCGAGGTTCTCGACGAGGCACGCCGACGCTACGGCGGAGAGTTCGCCCAAGTGCTGGCGAACTCTCGGGTGTGGCTCAATGGAGAGACACCGTACGACGACATGCGCGGCGCCCCGTGCGAGGACGGCGACGAGATCGCCGTGCTGCCACCGATCAGCGGCGGATGA
- a CDS encoding CBS domain-containing protein: MTDEAASRDRVADVMVTCPKTLTPLAGVDDLRALFSDDHVHMALVVDSDGRLVTTIERADIPEAPNSTPVTEFGALLGRTVQPSYPLDAATTRMIHEARRRLAVVDDAGRLLGLLCLKRDGSGFCTNEGIHARADERERAHSLPSMA; the protein is encoded by the coding sequence ATGACCGATGAAGCCGCGTCGCGCGATCGCGTCGCAGATGTGATGGTCACCTGTCCCAAGACCCTGACACCGCTCGCCGGCGTGGACGACCTCCGAGCTCTCTTCAGCGACGACCACGTCCACATGGCCCTGGTCGTCGACTCGGATGGACGGCTCGTCACAACGATCGAGCGAGCGGACATCCCCGAAGCCCCAAACTCCACGCCCGTTACGGAGTTCGGGGCCCTCCTCGGCAGAACGGTGCAGCCGTCGTACCCACTTGATGCCGCTACGACAAGGATGATCCACGAGGCGCGACGCCGGTTGGCGGTGGTCGATGATGCCGGCCGCCTACTGGGGCTGCTCTGCCTGAAGCGAGACGGAAGCGGTTTCTGTACGAACGAGGGAATCCACGCTCGCGCTGACGAAAGGGAGCGAGCGCACTCTTTGCCTTCAATGGCCTGA
- a CDS encoding aminoglycoside phosphotransferase family protein yields the protein MTDAEIEITADLVHDLLQEQHPDLTGLAIREVAGGWDNQQWRLGDKLAVRMPRTERAPDLQRKERRWLPVLAPRLPLPVPEPVRIGEPSARFPKPWTIMTWVPGEPLDYTSISRGDHAADTLAGFLRALHVEAPAEAPTGSDRGAHPKKCTDGFDHFFQAVAPGGIADDIRAVWDDAVAAPEWESPPVWVHGDLHPANVVVSDGTLSGVIDFGDMFAGDPAWDLAAAWVVLPAGAASRFFDVYAHADEATIQRARGLAALKSLFLMLMGQNGDRGLPGGKPTWGPAGQAALDRVLRDGLM from the coding sequence ATGACCGACGCCGAGATCGAGATCACCGCAGACCTGGTCCACGACCTGCTGCAGGAGCAGCATCCGGACCTCACAGGGCTGGCCATCCGCGAAGTGGCGGGCGGATGGGACAACCAACAGTGGCGCCTCGGGGACAAGTTGGCCGTGCGCATGCCGCGTACAGAACGTGCCCCGGACCTCCAGCGCAAGGAGCGCCGATGGCTGCCCGTCCTGGCCCCACGCCTGCCGCTCCCGGTCCCCGAGCCTGTGCGGATCGGTGAACCGTCCGCGCGTTTCCCGAAGCCCTGGACCATCATGACGTGGGTCCCCGGCGAGCCACTGGACTACACCTCGATCAGCCGCGGCGACCACGCGGCCGACACTCTGGCGGGCTTCCTCAGGGCGCTCCATGTGGAGGCGCCCGCCGAGGCGCCGACCGGTTCGGACCGCGGCGCTCACCCCAAGAAGTGCACGGACGGCTTCGACCACTTCTTTCAAGCCGTTGCACCCGGCGGCATCGCCGACGACATCCGGGCCGTCTGGGACGATGCCGTCGCGGCCCCCGAGTGGGAGAGCCCGCCGGTGTGGGTGCACGGTGACCTTCATCCCGCGAATGTCGTCGTCTCGGACGGGACACTCTCGGGCGTGATCGACTTCGGAGACATGTTCGCCGGCGATCCGGCGTGGGACCTCGCAGCCGCATGGGTGGTCCTTCCCGCGGGCGCCGCCTCACGCTTCTTCGACGTGTACGCGCACGCGGACGAGGCGACGATCCAGCGCGCCCGCGGACTGGCCGCTCTGAAAAGCCTGTTCCTCATGCTGATGGGCCAGAACGGAGACCGGGGCCTTCCTGGCGGCAAGCCGACATGGGGACCCGCAGGCCAGGCGGCGCTCGATCGTGTTCTGAGAGACGGTCTGATGTAG